From the genome of Triticum aestivum cultivar Chinese Spring chromosome 3B, IWGSC CS RefSeq v2.1, whole genome shotgun sequence, one region includes:
- the LOC123066429 gene encoding uncharacterized protein has product MDGDRRLPAAAALASAAAVLGDDNLLPEILIRLGFPTCLIHAALISKRWLHHASDPAFLRRFRERNPPRLLGVCVGYPGRYRFVPLPQQPPELAAPIRRAISSCDAAFARGCPRIKHCRNGRLIIEVFHAGRFDHPLVVPLLTGESAAVLPQIRPHRDRWVQGTQTGFTEMFLPEDGGRDGITLVNLWKDWPKVYAEVCILGSGRSGVPARGSTEIELPDDIVFHEMLPPIHGKVFMVTNLGYTLGLDLATRSLFTLELPVGVRGNYMLSCAEDSGLYLVSADGFQLSVWLHRMSGDDNGAGWLLVDTFCVGVGQACTPRAEDSWVPHDVCLDVVAVGDDADFVFLDHPASGALFYVHLRSRVVEKVYQRGADECGYKRTAAGHVRVSPVMMIWPPIFPARNVKREE; this is encoded by the coding sequence ATGGACGGAGATCGACGGTTGCCGGCGGCCGCCGCGCTCGCATCGGCGGCGGCGGTTCTTGGCGACGACAACCTCCTGCCCGAGATCCTCATCCGCCTCGGCTTCCCCACCTGCCTCATCCACGCCGCCCTCATCTCCAAGCGGTGGCTCCACCACGCCTCCGACCCGGCCTTCCTCCGCCGCTTCCGCGAGCGCAACCCACCCCGCCTCCTTGGCGTCTGCGTCGGCTACCCCGGCAGGTATCGCTTTGTGCCGCTCCCGCAGCAGCCCCCAGAGCTCGCCGCCCCGATACGCCGCGCGATCTCCTCCTGCGACGCCGCCTTCGCCCGCGGGTGCCCGCGAATCAAGCACTGCCGGAATGGCCGCCTCATCATCGAGGTCTTCCACGCCGGCAGATTCGATCACCCCCTCGTGGTGCCGCTTCTCACCGGGGAATCTGCAGCCGTCCTCCCACAGATCCGGCCCCACCGTGACCGCTGGGTGCAGGGCACTCAAACGGGATTCACTGAGATGTTCCTACCCGAGGATGGGGGCCGCGACGGCATCACCTTGGTGAATCTGTGGAAAGACTGGCCAAAAGTGTATGCGGAGGTGTGCATCCTGGGATCTGGCAGGTCTGGCGTCCCTGCCAGGGGCTCGACAGAGATAGAGCTCCCGGATGACATCGTCTTCCATGAAATGCTACCACCCATCCATGGCAAAGTCTTCATGGTGACCAACTTAGGGTACACCTTGGGTCTAGATTTAGCCACCAGGAGCCTTTTCACCCTAGAGCTACCAGTAGGAGTGCGGGGCAACTATATGCTCTCATGCGCGGAAGATTCCGGGCTCTATCTCGTCAGTGCAGACGGGTTTCAGCTCAGTGTGTGGCTCCATCGGATGTCGGGCGACGATAATGGCGCAGGCTGGCTGCTGGTGGACACATTTTGTGTCGGTGTGGGTCAGGCATGCACACCACGCGCAGAGGACAGTTGGGTTCCTCACGATGTTTGCCTTGATGTTGTCGCGGTCGGGGACGATGCTGACTTTGTGTTCTTAGATCATCCAGCAAGTGGTGCTCTCTTTTATGTTCATCTGAGGAGCAGGGTGGTTGAGAAGGTCTATCAGAGGGGGGCAGATGAATGTGGGTATAAACGTACGGCTGCTGGCCACGTACGTGTATCTCCTGTTATGATGATCTGGCCGCCTATCTTCCCAGCGCGGAACGTGAAACGTGAAGAATGA
- the LOC123066430 gene encoding putative glutaredoxin-C2 yields the protein MADRVKKLASQRAVVIFGVSNRFMCHTVKTLFTELGVSWAVHKLAKDPWGKDVERALAGMVMTLHLGGQLVPLLSQAGALLL from the coding sequence ATGGCggacagggtgaagaagctggcGTCGCAGCGTGCGGTGGTGATCTTCGGGGTGAGCAACCGCTTCATGTGCCACACGGTGAAGACGCTCTTCACGGAGCTGGGCGTGAGCTGGGCGGTGCACAAGCTGGCAAAGGACCCCTGGGGGAAGGACGTGGAGAGGGCGCTTGCTGGCATGGTCATGACACTGCACCTTGGCGGCCAACTCGTGCCGCTCCTCAGCCAGGCTGGTGCCCTCTTGCTCTGA